CGCTCCCAGCGACGCCTGGATGTTCGGGAACGCGGGCAGGTAGGCGTCGATGCTGAACGGTCCCAGCATCGACAACCCTGCCAGCACCACGGCCAGGCCGCCCCGGCCCAGCGGCCGCATATGGGGCCGGGTGCGCGGTGGCACCGGCGGGACGGGATCGGGCGGGATATCGGGCGTGGTATCTGGCAGCATGCGGTCTATGGTTGTATCGATCGAATCCGGCGCGCCCGCCCGGAGGCAGCCACGCCGGTTGCCGCGTCAGGTCAGCTGCCCGACTGCGGCCCCTCCTTCGGCAGCGCCTCCTCGCGGCGGTTGAAGCCGGCCACCATGTCGAAGCGGAACAGGCGGCACTCCAGCGCACCGTTGAAGAATGGCGTCTTGCGCGATTCCTTCAGCCGCAGCAGCTTGGGCAGGCCCAGGTCGGCCGTGAACAGGTAGGCCGTCCAGCCGGCGAAGCGCTGCTTCAAGGTCTTGCTGAAATCGGCGTAGAACGATTTCGCCAGGTCGTCTTCCGGCAAGGTGCTGTCGCCCCGCACGCCGATCCGCTCGCCGTACGGTGGATTGGTCAGCAGGATGCCCGGCTGCGCCGTCGGCGCCTGCACCTGCTGCGCCTCGATCTGCTTCAACGGTACGTCGAACAGGATACCGGCATTCTTCAGGTTGTGGCGCGTCATTGCCACCATGTCGCCGGAGATGTCGGAGCCGAAGATCGTCGGTTCCGTCGGCAGCGGGTTGGGCTTGATGGCGGCCTTCATGTCCTGCCACGGGGCCGGGTCGAAGTCATGGAACTTCTCGAAGGCGAAACGGCGGCGCGCGCCAGGCGGCACGCCCTGCACCATCTGCGCGGCCTCGCACAGGATCGTGCCCGAGCCGCACATCGGGTCGAACAGCGGCATGCCGGGCTTCCAGCCGGACACGCGCAGCAAGCCGGCGGCCAGGTTTTCGCGCAGCGGCGCGTCGCCCGTCTCGGTGCGCCAGCCGCGCTTGAACAGCGCCTCGCCGGATGTATCCAGGTAGACGATGAACTGGCGCTGGTCGAGGAAGCCGGCGATGCGCATGTCCGGCTCGCGCGTGTCGACGGACGGACGCTTGCCGTACATGTCGCGGAAGCGGTCGCACACGGCGTCCTTGATCTTCAGCGTGGTGAACTCGATGCTTTTCAACGGCGACTTGATCGCGGT
This is a stretch of genomic DNA from Pseudoduganella chitinolytica. It encodes these proteins:
- a CDS encoding THUMP domain-containing class I SAM-dependent RNA methyltransferase, which codes for MTSYFCPCPRGMEAALAEELLEIAQTTASPTLKVHNQVPGGVHCSGDLYDAYRINLHSRIASRVLMRMGVCHYQNENDIYDLVLAQPWEEWFGIDHTIRVDVTAIKSPLKSIEFTTLKIKDAVCDRFRDMYGKRPSVDTREPDMRIAGFLDQRQFIVYLDTSGEALFKRGWRTETGDAPLRENLAAGLLRVSGWKPGMPLFDPMCGSGTILCEAAQMVQGVPPGARRRFAFEKFHDFDPAPWQDMKAAIKPNPLPTEPTIFGSDISGDMVAMTRHNLKNAGILFDVPLKQIEAQQVQAPTAQPGILLTNPPYGERIGVRGDSTLPEDDLAKSFYADFSKTLKQRFAGWTAYLFTADLGLPKLLRLKESRKTPFFNGALECRLFRFDMVAGFNRREEALPKEGPQSGS